Proteins encoded together in one Rhizobium leguminosarum bv. trifolii WSM1325 window:
- a CDS encoding Sarcosine oxidase delta subunit heterotetrameric (PFAM: Sarcosine oxidase delta subunit heterotetrameric~KEGG: rec:RHECIAT_PA0000341 sarcosine oxidase protein, delta subunit) has translation MASLISCPHCGARPKEEFSIRGDAGLIRPAPDAGAAAWFDYVYLRDNPRGRHSEYWHHSSGCRRWLIVERDTVTHVVHGVRDAALSKLSGEPA, from the coding sequence ATGGCGAGCTTGATTTCCTGTCCCCATTGCGGCGCCCGACCGAAGGAGGAGTTCTCGATCCGCGGCGATGCCGGCCTTATCAGGCCGGCGCCGGATGCCGGTGCGGCGGCCTGGTTCGATTATGTCTATCTGCGCGACAATCCGAGAGGCCGGCACAGCGAATATTGGCACCACTCTTCCGGATGCCGCCGCTGGCTGATCGTCGAACGCGATACCGTCACCCATGTGGTCCACGGCGTCAGGGATGCCGCTCTTTCCAAGCTAAGCGGAGAACCGGCATGA